A window of Mixophyes fleayi isolate aMixFle1 chromosome 10, aMixFle1.hap1, whole genome shotgun sequence contains these coding sequences:
- the CDT1 gene encoding DNA replication factor Cdt1, translated as MAQMRVTDFYVQRKRAAAEGPLETQRGRKAQGEPRTVTRRQKLEELLRPPCSPERGESNEVPVSLRRSSKKRTRQDSDPEAVRPEVQGKRSARKKLKLPEEEPQCFSPCSKAEVQCVTPPSLGKKIKNLVNVTLSPKSNGFLSSPCGPDVKVPPKENLVELKSRLQRIQELTQKANLPAAPTQSKITISDLKARLKQAQELESKIREKKTSEKEENQNLVQIEEPKEESEKAPAYQRFHTLAQDVPPGLSLPFKYKVLSEMFRSMDTIVGMLFNRSETVTFSKVKQGVQDMMRKQFEERNVGQIKTVYPTAYKFRQEKNIPTYKDGMKKTDYQLTVEPIVPEGDKMDGRPQLTVSSLLERRRMFHRSLTNIVKLHHRSFLASLNPPMVVPDDKLTRWHPRFSVDEVPDILPAELPQPPQIDKLTTAQEVLTKARGMMTPKMEKALANLALRSAESSVADQKPVEKPKPALATPIALKGVSQSLLERIRAKEVQKLQAVMTRKPQQEERLLMMSRLPELSRILRNVFVAEKKPALTVEVVCNAVTSSCRSSISAGEMEKHLLLLVELLPDWLAIHSIRKDTYYKLNKTMDLNVILERLAKKMKEEEAR; from the exons ATGGCGCAGATGAGAGTCACCGACTTCTATGTCCAGCGCAAGCGGGCGGCGGCGGAGGGGCCGCTGGAGACCCAGCGGGGGAGGAAGGCTCAGGGGGAGCCCCGCACGGTGACCCGCAGACAGAAGTTGGAGGAGTTGTTGCGCCCTCCCTGCAGCCCGGAGCGGGGGGAGAGCAATGAGGTCCCCGTCTCGCTCAGGCGGAGCAGTAAGAAGCGGACCCGCCAGGACTCTGACCCGGAGGCCGTCCGGCCGGAGGTGCAGGGCAAGAGGTCTGCGCGGAAGAAGCTGAAACTACCGGAGGAAGAGCCCCAG TGTTTCAGTCCATGCTCAAAAGCTGAAGTCCAATGTGTGACCCCTCCATCTCTGGGCAAGAAGATAAAGAACTTGGTCAATGTGACCCTTTCTCCAAAGAGCAATGGATTCCTGAGTAGTCCATGTGGGCCTGATGTGAAG GTCCCACCCAAGGAGAATCTTGTGGAATTAAAATCTCGACTGCAGAGGATTCAGGAGCTCACTCAGAAAGCTAATCTTCCTGCTGCACCTACCCAAAGCAAAATTACAATATCGGACCTGAAAGCAAGACTCAAACAAGCACAGGAGCTTGAGTCTAAGATCAGAGAGAAGAAAACCTCAGAGAAAGAGGAAAATCAGAACCTTGTGCAGATAGAAGAGCCTAAGGAGGAAAG tgaGAAGGCACCAGCCTATCAGCGCTTCCATACACTTGCCCAGGATGTTCCTCCTGGACTTTCCCTGCCATTCAAGTACAAAGTTCTTTCTGAGATGTTCCGCAGTATGGACACTATTGTAGGCATGTTGTTCAATCGCTCTGAGACCGTCACCTTCTCCAAAGTGAAGCAGGGAGTCCAAGATATGATGAGAAA GCAGTTTGAGGAACGCAATGTTGGACAGATCAAAACTGTTTATCCAACTGCCTACAAGTTCAGACAGGAGAAGAACATCCCAACCTACAAGGATGGGATGAAGAAGACAGACTACCAGCTTACTGTGGAGCCAATAGTTCCAGAAG GCGATAAGATGGATGGGCGCCCTCAGCTCACAGTAAGCTCCCTCTTGGAACGCAGGCGGATGTTCCATAGAAGCCTGACCAACATAGTAAAACTGCACCACAGA TCTTTCCTGGCCTCCCTGAATCCTCCAATGGTGGTGCCTGATGACAAGCTGACTCGCTGGCACCCACGATTCAGTGTTGATGAGGTACCAGATATACTGCCAGCTGAGCTTCCACAGCCGCCACAGATAGACAAGCTGACCACAGCGCAGGAGGTGCTGACCAAAGCACGTGGTATGATGACACCCAAG ATGGAGAAAGCTCTCGCAAATCTTGCTTTGAGAAGTGCAGAGAGCAGCGTTGCAGACCAGAAACCTGTAGAAAAGCCTAAACCTGCCCTGGCCACACCAATTGCCCTAAAAGGAGTCTCTCAGTCCCTGCTGGAGAGG ATCCGGGCTAAAGAAGTGCAGAAACTTCAAGCCGTGATGACGCGTAAACCCCAGCAGGAGGAACGTCTCCTCATGATGTCCCGGCTGCCAGAGTTGTCCCGTATTCTGCGCAATGTGTTTGTGGCGGAGAAGAAGCCAGCCCTGACTGTAGAGGTCGTGTGTAACGCTGTGACTTCCAGCTGCCGTTCATCCATATCTGCAG GAGAAATGGAAAAACATCTCCTGTTGTTGGTGGAACTGCTTCCCGACTGGCTCGCCATTCATTCCATCCGAAAGGACACCTACTACAAACTAAACAAGACTATGGACTTGAATGTTATATTGGAAAGGTTGGCTAAGAAGATGAAGGAAGAAGAGGCTCGATAA